Proteins from one Mobula birostris isolate sMobBir1 chromosome 10, sMobBir1.hap1, whole genome shotgun sequence genomic window:
- the LOC140203568 gene encoding probable G-protein coupled receptor 139: MTIVILSRRRCGLSRCITRYLVAMAVTDLLVLIIAVILNRLSIIYFPVFFLSTTTVCSIKIALIYAARDSSVWLMVAFTFDRFVAISCQKWKTKYCTERVAGVVITTLCVVACIKNIPWYFVFEPLYIIDGTSWFCNVRLSFYSELLWSVFDWIDRILTPCAPFLLMMLLNALTVRNILVANRARRRLRVQNTGDRQNDPEMESRRKSIVLLFTISGSFLILWTLYVVHFFYVRFTGNIYLTGSNLNDLWFILQETGNMSQLLSCCTNTCMYAGTQRKFREEFINGFKYPLNRIMKLVKLL, from the coding sequence ATGACAATTGTAATCCTGTCCCGTCGAAGATGCGGTCTTTCTAGATGCATAACTCgatacctggtggccatggcagtgACGGATCTCCTGGTTCTTATAATTGCGGTTATATTAAACCGGCTGAGTATCATTTACTTCCCGgttttcttcctctccaccactacGGTGTGTAGCATAAAAATAGCTCTAATCTACGCAGCCAGAGATAGTTCAGTTTGGTTAATGGTCGCGTTCACCTTCGATCGATTTGTAGCCATTTCTtgtcagaaatggaaaacaaaatattgcacggAAAGAGTAGCCGGTGTGGTTATAACAACACTCTGTGTTGTGGCCTGTATAAAGAACATTCCATGGTACTTTGTATTTGAGCCTTTATATATAATTGACGGCACCTCATGGTTCTGTAATGTTAGATTAAGTTTTTATTCTGAACTGTTATGGTCAGTATTTGATTGGATTGACCGTATTTTAACCCCTTGTGCTCCATTCCTCCTGATGATGTTGCTCAATGCGCTGACTGTCAGAAACATTCTAGTGGCGAACAGAGCCCGCCGGAGACTCCGGGTCCAGAACACTGGGGACAGGCAAAATGATCCGGAGATGGAGAGCCGAAGAAAGTCAATTGTATTGCTGTTCACCATCTCGGGCAGTTTTCTGATATTGTGGACACTGTATGTTGTGCATTTCTTTTACGTGCGATTTACAGGCAATATTTACTTGACGGGTTCTAACCTCAACGATCTCTGGTTCATTCTTCAAGAAACGGGGAATATGTCGCAGCTTCTAAGCTGTTGCACCAACACTTGTATGTACGCGGGAACGCAAAGGAAGTTTAGAGAAGAATTCATAAATGGCTTCAAATATCCGCTGAATCGGATCATGAAGCTGGTGAAACTACTGTAA